The following proteins come from a genomic window of Excalfactoria chinensis isolate bCotChi1 chromosome 6, bCotChi1.hap2, whole genome shotgun sequence:
- the KCNK18 gene encoding potassium channel subfamily K member 18 yields the protein MAVTSQPLRGKRACKKIFWAVFPHACFILSLVIYAFLGALMFSHIEGNRKVNLSEEYRHFLQNLWDISRNLSDNMTENEEVFKEKIHALFHTAKRDWFVNPKDIWTFFGSLFFCCTVFTTVGYGNTYPVTRAGKYLCMLYALFGIPLMFLVLTDMGDILATVLSKSYNEFRKLQSKILASKFCSGFTCIRGDGPKVDVNEPLSIVEMLRSQSAVRKKPAQYRNAQIFEMLIARENEYKKLSRSKSIERWSSCPELDRGKTMTRVIENFDKIGKELEKLDVPIVLMVLVIFVYISCAAAILPNWETRLDFQEAFYFCFITLTTIGFGDTQLEHPKFFLFLSLYIIIGMEIVFIVFKLGQDRLIGLYKKVISFCGEKRVPPKKIYPK from the exons ATGGCAGTAACATCACAGCCTCTGCGAGGTAAAAGGGcatgcaagaaaatattttgggcAGTGTTTCCACATGCCTGCTTCATTCTGTCTCTCGTGATCTATGCTTTTCTTGGGGCTCTCATGTTTTCCCACATTGAAGGTAACCGAAAGGTCAATTTAAGTGAAGAATACAGACATTTCCTGCAGAATCTGTGGGACATCTCCAGAAATTTATCAG ATAACATGACGGAAAATGAGGAggtatttaaggaaaaaattcaTGCACTGTTCCACACAGCGAAACGAGACTGGTTTGTCAATCCAAAAGATATATGGACTTTCTTTGGgtctctctttttctgctgcacAGTATTCACCACTGTGG gttATGGCAATACGTATCCTGTGACAAGGGCTGGAAAATACCTCTGCATGTTGTATGCTTTATTTGGCATCCCTCTGATGTTCTTGGTCCTGACAGATATGGGAGACATCCTTGCGACTGTTCTGTCCAAGTCTTACAACGAATTCAGAAAGCTACAGTCAAAAATTCTAGCCTCTAAATTCTGTTCTGGATTCACATGTATCAGAGGAGATGGACCTAAAGTGGATGTGAACGAACCCTTGAGTATTGTGGAAATGCTGAGAAGTCAATCAGCTGTTAGAAAGAAGCCAGCCCAATATCGCAACGCCCAGATTTTTGAGATGTTAATTGCCAgagaaaatgaatacaaaaaacTATCCAGAAGTAAAAGCATAGAGAGATGGAGCTCATGTCCTGAACTAGACAGGGGAAAAACAATGACCAGAGTAATCGAGAATTTTGACAAAATAGGTAAAGAGTTAGAAAAACTGGATGTGCCCATTGTGTTAATGGTGCTGGTTATCTTCGTGTACATCTCCTGTGCAGCCGCTATTCTTCCAAACTGGGAAACCAGGCTGGATTTTCAGGAagccttttatttctgctttatcaCCCTGACAACGATTGGATTTGGAGACACGCAACTGGAACACCCCaagtttttcctgtttctttccctctatATTATTATTGGCATGGAAATTGTCTTCATCGTTTTTAAGCTGGGCCAAGATCGCTTAATTGGCTTGTATAAAAAGGTGATTTcattttgtggggaaaaaagggtgCCACCAAAGAAGATATATCCAAAGTAA